The Palleronia sp. THAF1 genome window below encodes:
- the rpsE gene encoding 30S ribosomal protein S5: protein MARDDNRGGRRNQRDENPEFADRLVAINRVSKTVKGGKRFGFAALVVVGDQRGRVGFGKGKAKEVPEAIRKGTEAAKRNMMRVALKDGRTLHHDVNGHHGAGKVVMRTAPQGTGIIAGGPMRAVFEMLGVQDVVAKSNGSQNPYAMIRATLDGLRNQSSPRSVAQRRGKKVADILPKRDEAPDSSSQVAEEA, encoded by the coding sequence ATGGCAAGAGACGACAATCGCGGCGGACGCCGCAACCAGCGGGACGAGAACCCGGAATTCGCCGATCGCCTTGTCGCGATCAACCGCGTGTCGAAGACCGTCAAGGGCGGTAAGCGCTTTGGCTTCGCCGCACTCGTCGTTGTCGGCGACCAGCGTGGCCGCGTCGGCTTCGGCAAGGGTAAGGCCAAGGAAGTTCCCGAGGCGATCCGCAAGGGCACCGAGGCCGCCAAGCGCAACATGATGCGCGTCGCCCTGAAAGACGGCCGCACGCTTCACCACGACGTCAACGGTCACCACGGTGCCGGTAAGGTCGTCATGCGCACCGCGCCGCAGGGTACGGGCATCATCGCCGGTGGCCCGATGCGCGCCGTGTTCGAGATGCTGGGCGTTCAGGACGTCGTTGCGAAGTCCAACGGCTCGCAGAACCCCTACGCCATGATCCGCGCCACGCTGGACGGTCTGCGTAACCAGTCGAGCCCCCGTTCGGTCGCGCAGCGTCGCGGCAAGAAGGTCGCCGATATTCTGCCCAAGCGCGACGAGGCACCCGACTCGTCCAGCCAAGTCGCCGAGGAGGCCTAA
- the rpmD gene encoding 50S ribosomal protein L30: MAKTIVVKQVGSPIRRPAIQRKTLVGLGLNKMHRTRELEDTPSVRGMVNKIPHLVQIIEERG, from the coding sequence ATGGCAAAGACAATCGTCGTCAAGCAGGTGGGTTCGCCCATCCGTCGCCCCGCCATCCAGCGCAAGACGCTGGTCGGTCTGGGACTGAACAAGATGCACCGCACCCGTGAGTTGGAAGATACTCCTTCCGTCCGCGGCATGGTCAACAAGATCCCGCACCTGGTGCAGATCATCGAAGAGCGCGGCTAA
- the rplO gene encoding 50S ribosomal protein L15, translated as MKLNELRDNDGAAKKAKRIGRGPGSGKGKTAGRGIKGQKSRSGVAIKGYEGGQMPLYQRLPKRGFNNINRKEHAVVNLGLIQKFIDAGKLGAEITETELLDSGLIRRRKDGIRLLAKGEITTAVKITVAGASAGAIEAVEKAGGSVTVTQPKKESSEA; from the coding sequence ATGAAACTGAATGAACTGCGCGACAACGACGGCGCGGCCAAGAAAGCCAAGCGCATTGGCCGTGGTCCCGGCTCTGGCAAGGGCAAGACCGCCGGTCGCGGTATCAAGGGTCAAAAGTCCCGTTCGGGTGTGGCCATCAAGGGTTACGAGGGTGGCCAGATGCCGCTCTACCAGCGTCTGCCCAAGCGTGGCTTCAACAACATCAACCGCAAAGAGCACGCGGTCGTGAACCTGGGCCTGATCCAGAAGTTCATCGACGCGGGCAAACTGGGCGCCGAGATCACCGAGACCGAGCTTCTTGATTCGGGCCTGATCCGTCGCCGCAAGGACGGTATCCGTCTGCTCGCCAAGGGTGAGATCACGACGGCCGTCAAGATCACCGTGGCCGGTGCGTCGGCCGGTGCGATCGAAGCGGTCGAGAAGGCCGGCGGCTCTGTCACCGTGACCCAGCCCAAGAAGGAAAGCTCGGAAGCCTGA
- a CDS encoding DUF421 domain-containing protein produces the protein MNDPRIDLWFNDWSRIGAIGVGALFFFVFAVLLMRVLGKRTTSQMNNFDWIITVAIGSLASSGILLKDVSIADAAFAMVVLGLCQWATTWSVIQAPWIARAVKPTPQLLVHRGEMLNDALRRERISTDELYGRLREHGYTNVEAVKWVVLETDGRMTVIPFGDEDRDVRIDNADLMGNVRGVDSMRTKQEDDPQTTPEEKT, from the coding sequence ATGAACGACCCGCGAATCGATCTTTGGTTCAACGACTGGTCGCGCATCGGCGCCATCGGCGTCGGCGCGCTGTTTTTCTTCGTCTTCGCGGTTCTTTTGATGCGCGTTCTTGGAAAGCGCACCACGTCGCAGATGAACAACTTCGACTGGATCATCACGGTCGCCATCGGCAGCCTCGCCTCGTCCGGCATCCTGCTGAAAGACGTGTCCATCGCCGATGCCGCCTTCGCGATGGTGGTTCTGGGCCTGTGCCAATGGGCAACCACGTGGTCCGTCATTCAGGCGCCGTGGATCGCGCGGGCCGTGAAACCAACGCCGCAGCTTCTGGTCCACCGGGGTGAGATGCTGAACGATGCTTTGCGGCGCGAGCGTATCTCGACCGACGAACTCTACGGTCGCCTGCGCGAACACGGCTACACGAATGTCGAAGCGGTCAAATGGGTCGTTTTGGAAACCGACGGCCGCATGACCGTCATCCCCTTCGGGGACGAGGATCGCGACGTTCGGATCGATAATGCGGACCTGATGGGCAACGTGCGCGGCGTAGACTCCATGCGCACGAAACAGGAAGACGACCCCCAGACCACGCCGGAAGAAAAAACCTGA
- the secY gene encoding preprotein translocase subunit SecY has translation MASAAEQMAANMSWSAFGKATELRARILYALALLCVYRLGTYIPVPGIDGSALRDFMDQASSGLGGMLNIFTGGAISRMGIFALGIMPYISASIIVQLMTAMVPQLEQLKKEGEQGRKKINQYTRYGTVFLATFQAYGLAVSLEAGGLVTDPGWFFRIACLITLVGGTMFLMWLGEQITQRGIGNGISLIIFVGIIAELPAALAQFLASGRAGAISPAVIIGILLMVVAVLAFVVFMERSLRKIHIQYPRRQVGMKVYDGGSSHLPIKVNPAGVIPAIFASSLLLLPTTLATFSGGQSGPVISTLLAYFGPGQPLYFLFFAGMIVFFTYFYTANVAFKSEEVAENLKNQNGFIPGIRPGKRTEEYLDYVVARVLVLGSAYLAAVCVLPEIIRSQAGVPFIFGGTSILIVVSVTMDTIQQVQSHLLAHQYEGLIEKSQLRGKKRGRKGPTRAGSGGGNRR, from the coding sequence ATGGCATCAGCAGCCGAGCAGATGGCCGCAAACATGAGCTGGTCCGCCTTCGGCAAGGCGACCGAGCTGCGCGCCCGCATCCTGTATGCCCTTGCACTTCTGTGCGTCTACCGACTGGGCACCTATATTCCGGTGCCGGGCATCGACGGCAGCGCGCTGCGCGATTTCATGGATCAGGCCAGTTCCGGTCTGGGCGGCATGCTTAACATCTTCACCGGTGGCGCGATCAGCCGGATGGGGATCTTCGCCCTTGGCATCATGCCCTACATCTCGGCTTCGATCATCGTTCAGTTGATGACTGCGATGGTCCCGCAGCTGGAACAGTTGAAGAAAGAGGGTGAGCAGGGCCGCAAGAAGATCAACCAGTACACGCGTTACGGCACGGTCTTCCTTGCGACGTTCCAGGCCTACGGTCTCGCCGTTTCGCTGGAAGCCGGTGGCCTTGTGACCGATCCCGGCTGGTTCTTCCGCATCGCCTGCCTGATTACGCTGGTCGGCGGCACCATGTTCCTGATGTGGCTGGGCGAACAGATCACCCAGCGTGGCATCGGCAATGGTATTTCGCTGATCATCTTCGTCGGCATCATCGCAGAGCTTCCCGCCGCCTTGGCGCAGTTCCTCGCCTCTGGTCGCGCCGGTGCCATCAGCCCCGCCGTCATCATCGGCATCCTGCTGATGGTTGTGGCTGTTCTTGCCTTCGTGGTGTTCATGGAACGCAGCTTGCGCAAGATCCACATCCAGTATCCGCGCCGTCAGGTCGGGATGAAAGTCTACGATGGCGGCTCTTCGCACCTGCCGATCAAGGTGAACCCCGCGGGCGTCATCCCCGCGATCTTTGCCTCGTCGCTGCTGTTGCTGCCGACCACGCTGGCCACCTTCTCCGGCGGTCAGTCCGGCCCCGTGATCTCGACCCTGCTGGCCTACTTCGGCCCCGGTCAGCCTCTTTACTTCCTGTTCTTCGCGGGCATGATCGTGTTCTTCACGTATTTCTACACCGCCAACGTCGCCTTCAAATCCGAAGAGGTGGCCGAGAACCTGAAGAACCAGAACGGCTTCATTCCCGGCATCCGTCCCGGCAAGCGCACCGAAGAGTATCTGGACTACGTGGTCGCACGCGTGCTGGTGCTGGGTTCCGCCTATCTGGCCGCCGTCTGTGTCCTGCCGGAAATCATCCGCAGTCAGGCGGGCGTGCCGTTCATCTTCGGCGGCACCTCGATCCTGATTGTCGTGTCTGTCACGATGGATACGATCCAGCAGGTGCAAAGCCATCTTCTGGCGCACCAATACGAAGGGCTCATTGAAAAATCACAGCTTCGCGGCAAGAAGCGAGGCCGTAAAGGCCCGACGCGCGCGGGCAGTGGGGGAGGAAATCGCCGTTGA
- a CDS encoding adenylate kinase, whose amino-acid sequence MTTNIILLGPPGAGKGTQARKLEEDRGMTQLSTGDMLRAARTSGTEMGNRVAEVMDRGELVTDEIVIGLIEERLESDDTNGFIFDGFPRTLAQADALGQLLEKKGQSLDAVIEMQVNDEALVKRITARSTCASCGEVYNDITKPIPDDGKCENCGGTEFKRRDDDNEDSLRTRLLEYYKKTSPLIGYYYALEKLRRVDGLAEIEEVATAIKSELDA is encoded by the coding sequence TTGACCACCAATATCATTCTGCTCGGACCGCCGGGGGCCGGTAAAGGCACGCAAGCGCGCAAGCTGGAGGAGGACCGCGGCATGACCCAGCTGTCCACCGGCGACATGCTGCGCGCCGCGCGCACCTCGGGCACCGAGATGGGCAACCGCGTTGCAGAAGTCATGGACCGTGGAGAGCTCGTCACCGACGAGATCGTCATCGGCCTGATCGAAGAGCGCCTTGAAAGCGACGATACCAACGGCTTCATCTTCGATGGATTCCCCCGCACGCTGGCGCAGGCCGACGCTCTGGGGCAGTTGCTGGAGAAGAAGGGCCAAAGCCTTGATGCCGTGATCGAGATGCAGGTGAACGACGAGGCGCTGGTCAAGCGCATCACCGCACGTTCGACATGCGCGAGCTGTGGCGAAGTCTACAACGACATCACCAAGCCGATCCCTGATGACGGCAAGTGCGAAAACTGCGGTGGCACCGAGTTCAAGCGTCGCGACGACGACAACGAAGACAGCCTGCGCACGCGTCTTTTGGAATACTACAAAAAGACGTCGCCGCTGATCGGCTACTACTACGCCTTGGAAAAGTTGAGGCGCGTCGATGGCCTGGCAGAGATCGAAGAGGTCGCCACCGCGATCAAATCTGAACTGGACGCCTAG
- the rpsM gene encoding 30S ribosomal protein S13 produces the protein MARIAGVNIPTAKRVPIALTYVTGIGRSSAVEICEAVGIDASRRVNELSDAEVLKLREHIDENYTVEGDLRRETQMNIKRLMDLGCYRGLRHRRNLPVRGQRTHTNARTRKGPAKAIAGKKK, from the coding sequence TTGGCACGTATCGCAGGGGTCAACATCCCCACCGCCAAGCGCGTTCCCATCGCGCTGACCTACGTGACCGGCATCGGCCGGTCTTCTGCCGTCGAAATCTGCGAAGCGGTCGGCATCGACGCCTCCCGCCGCGTGAACGAGCTTTCGGACGCTGAAGTCCTGAAGCTGCGCGAGCACATCGACGAGAACTATACCGTTGAAGGCGACCTGCGCCGTGAGACGCAGATGAACATCAAGCGTCTGATGGATCTGGGCTGCTACCGTGGCCTGCGTCACCGTCGGAACCTCCCTGTGCGCGGTCAGCGTACGCACACCAACGCTCGCACGCGCAAAGGCCCCGCGAAGGCCATTGCCGGCAAGAAGAAGTAA
- the rpsK gene encoding 30S ribosomal protein S11, with translation MARDRRASAKKKVSKNIAAGVAHVNSSFNNTKILISDVQGNAIAWSSAGTMGFKGSRKSTPYAAQMAAEDAGKKAQEHGVRTLEVEVQGPGSGRESALRALAAAGFNITSIRDVTPMAHNGCRPPKRRRV, from the coding sequence ATGGCACGTGATCGTCGCGCATCCGCGAAGAAGAAGGTTTCCAAGAACATCGCCGCTGGCGTTGCTCATGTGAACTCGTCGTTCAACAACACTAAGATCCTGATCTCGGACGTCCAGGGCAACGCGATTGCCTGGTCCTCGGCAGGCACCATGGGTTTCAAGGGGTCGCGTAAGTCGACCCCCTACGCCGCCCAGATGGCCGCTGAAGACGCTGGCAAGAAGGCCCAGGAACATGGCGTCCGCACGCTGGAAGTCGAAGTGCAGGGCCCCGGTTCGGGCCGGGAATCGGCGCTTCGTGCGCTGGCCGCCGCTGGCTTCAACATCACGTCGATTCGCGACGTGACGCCGATGGCCCACAACGGATGCCGTCCGCCCAAGCGCCGCCGCGTCTAA
- a CDS encoding DNA-directed RNA polymerase subunit alpha: MLQKNWQELIKPQQLEVKPGNNPARQATVIAEPLERGFGLTLGNALRRVLMSSLQGAAITTVQIDNVLHEFSSVAGVREDVTDIVLNLKGVAIKMEVEGPKRVSISAKGPMVVTAGDISVSQGIEVLNKDHVLCHLDDGADLFMEMTVNTGKGYVSADKNRPEDAPIGLMPIDAIYSPIRKVSYDVQPTREGQVLDYDKLTLKLETDGSLTPDDAVAYAARILQDQLSIFVNFDEPDQGGAASDDDGLEFNPLLLKKVDELELSVRSANCLKNDNIVYIGDLIQKTEAEMLRTPNFGRKSLNEIKEVLSGMGLHLGMDVEEWPPENIEDLAKKFEDNF, encoded by the coding sequence ATGCTTCAGAAAAATTGGCAGGAATTGATCAAGCCGCAGCAGCTTGAGGTCAAGCCGGGCAACAACCCCGCGCGCCAGGCGACCGTGATCGCCGAACCGCTGGAGCGTGGCTTCGGCCTGACGCTCGGCAACGCCCTGCGTCGCGTTCTGATGTCGTCGCTGCAAGGTGCCGCCATCACGACCGTCCAGATCGACAACGTGCTGCACGAGTTCAGCTCGGTCGCAGGTGTGCGCGAAGACGTGACCGACATTGTCCTCAATCTCAAGGGCGTCGCGATCAAGATGGAAGTCGAGGGCCCCAAGCGCGTCTCGATTTCGGCCAAGGGTCCGATGGTCGTCACCGCCGGTGATATTTCCGTCAGCCAGGGCATCGAGGTTCTGAACAAGGATCACGTGCTGTGTCACCTTGACGATGGCGCCGACCTGTTCATGGAAATGACCGTGAACACGGGCAAGGGCTACGTCTCTGCCGACAAGAACCGCCCCGAGGATGCGCCCATTGGCTTGATGCCGATCGACGCGATCTACTCGCCCATTCGCAAGGTAAGCTATGATGTGCAGCCCACCCGTGAGGGCCAGGTGCTGGACTATGACAAGCTGACGTTGAAGCTTGAAACTGACGGTTCGCTGACGCCGGATGACGCCGTGGCCTATGCTGCCCGCATCCTGCAGGACCAACTGTCGATCTTCGTCAACTTTGATGAGCCCGATCAGGGTGGCGCGGCCTCCGACGACGATGGCCTGGAGTTCAACCCGCTTCTGCTGAAGAAAGTGGACGAGCTGGAGCTTTCGGTCCGTTCGGCCAACTGCCTGAAGAACGACAACATCGTCTACATCGGTGATCTGATCCAGAAAACCGAAGCCGAGATGTTGCGCACCCCCAACTTCGGCCGCAAATCCTTGAACGAAATCAAGGAAGTGCTGTCGGGCATGGGTCTGCACCTTGGTATGGACGTCGAGGAATGGCCGCCCGAGAACATCGAGGATCTGGCCAAGAAGTTCGAAGACAACTTCTAA
- the rplQ gene encoding 50S ribosomal protein L17, translating into MRHSRGYRRLNRTHEHRKALFANMSGSLIEHEQIKTTLPKAKELRPIVEKLITLAKRGDLHARRQAASQLKQDQYVAKLFDVLGPRYAERQGGYVRILKAGFRYGDMAPMAIIEFVDRDRDAKGAGDRARLEAEDAE; encoded by the coding sequence ATGCGTCACTCTCGCGGATACCGCCGCCTCAACCGTACCCACGAACACCGCAAGGCGCTGTTCGCCAACATGTCCGGCTCACTGATCGAGCACGAGCAAATCAAGACGACCCTGCCCAAGGCGAAAGAGCTTCGGCCCATCGTCGAAAAGCTGATCACGCTTGCCAAGCGCGGCGATCTGCACGCGCGCCGTCAGGCCGCGTCGCAGCTGAAGCAGGACCAGTATGTCGCCAAGTTGTTCGACGTGCTTGGCCCCCGCTACGCCGAGCGTCAGGGCGGCTACGTCCGCATCCTGAAAGCCGGTTTCCGCTATGGCGACATGGCCCCGATGGCGATCATCGAGTTCGTCGATCGTGACCGCGACGCCAAAGGCGCGGGCGACCGTGCGCGTCTCGAAGCCGAAGACGCCGAATGA
- a CDS encoding replication-associated recombination protein A, whose protein sequence is MPDLFDTPSAPQSPTNAPRPLADRLRPQVLADVIGQRQVIGPDSPLGVMLASGALSSIVFWGPPGVGKTTIARLLAHETDLHFVQISAIFTGVPDLRKVFEAARMRRQNGQGTLLFVDEIHRFNKAQQDSFLPHMEDGTILLVGATTENPSFELNAALLSRAQVLVLERLDLTDLELLAQRAEKELGRGLPLTGPAREQLLEMADGDGRALLNLIEQVAAWKIDGKLDPDALQKRLQRRASQYDKSGDAHYNLISALHKSVRGSDPDAALYWLARMLTGGEDPRYLARRITRMAVEDIGLADPQAHRVCLDAWETYERLGSPEGELALAQAVTYLALAPKSNAGYAAFKEAMRAAKTTGSEPPPKIIRNAPTRLMKDEGYGAGYEYDHDAEEGFSGQNYFPDGMKRGVYYVPKERGFERELKKRLDWFVQARAKRQAKGD, encoded by the coding sequence ATGCCTGATCTCTTCGATACACCCTCTGCCCCGCAGTCCCCCACGAACGCCCCGCGTCCGTTGGCTGACCGTCTGCGTCCGCAAGTCTTGGCCGATGTGATCGGCCAACGTCAGGTGATCGGCCCCGATTCGCCTCTGGGCGTCATGCTGGCTTCTGGCGCACTGTCCAGCATCGTCTTCTGGGGGCCGCCCGGCGTTGGCAAAACGACCATCGCACGGCTTCTGGCGCACGAGACTGACCTGCACTTCGTGCAGATCAGCGCGATTTTCACCGGCGTGCCGGATCTGCGCAAGGTATTCGAAGCCGCTCGGATGCGTCGCCAGAACGGGCAGGGGACGCTGCTGTTTGTCGATGAGATCCACCGTTTCAACAAGGCGCAGCAGGACAGCTTTCTGCCCCACATGGAAGACGGCACGATCCTTCTGGTTGGCGCCACGACAGAGAATCCTTCGTTCGAATTGAACGCCGCGCTATTGTCCCGCGCGCAGGTGCTGGTGCTGGAAAGGTTGGATCTGACCGATCTGGAACTGCTGGCGCAGCGGGCCGAGAAGGAACTGGGCCGTGGGCTGCCGCTGACCGGCCCCGCACGAGAGCAACTGCTCGAGATGGCCGATGGCGACGGGCGTGCGCTGCTGAACCTGATCGAACAGGTCGCGGCGTGGAAAATCGACGGCAAGCTTGATCCCGATGCGCTTCAGAAGCGTCTGCAAAGGCGCGCGTCGCAATACGACAAGTCGGGCGATGCGCATTACAACCTGATCTCTGCACTACATAAATCGGTGCGCGGCTCAGATCCCGATGCTGCCTTGTATTGGCTTGCGCGGATGCTGACCGGCGGGGAAGACCCTCGCTATCTTGCCCGCCGCATCACGCGCATGGCGGTCGAGGATATTGGTCTGGCCGATCCGCAGGCCCACCGCGTCTGCCTGGACGCGTGGGAAACCTACGAACGTCTGGGCAGCCCCGAAGGCGAGTTGGCGCTGGCACAAGCGGTCACCTATCTGGCGCTCGCCCCCAAATCCAACGCGGGCTACGCGGCCTTCAAAGAAGCGATGCGCGCGGCCAAGACCACCGGGTCAGAGCCTCCGCCGAAGATCATCCGCAACGCGCCGACGCGGCTGATGAAGGACGAAGGCTATGGCGCAGGGTATGAGTACGACCACGACGCCGAAGAAGGCTTCTCGGGCCAGAACTACTTCCCAGATGGCATGAAACGCGGGGTCTACTACGTGCCCAAGGAGCGTGGGTTCGAGCGCGAATTGAAGAAGCGGTTGGACTGGTTCGTGCAGGCGCGCGCCAAGCGGCAGGCCAAGGGGGATTGA
- the crcB gene encoding fluoride efflux transporter CrcB: MIGTLAQVAIGGAIGASARFGLGLWITRIAGPGFPLAVMTCNVIGSLLMGLFIVTAAQRGLTHLSPLVATGLLGGFTTFSAFSLEAVTMMERGEAGQAAAYILLSVGASIGGLYAGLMIARGLFT, translated from the coding sequence ATGATCGGAACACTCGCACAGGTCGCTATCGGCGGCGCAATCGGGGCCTCGGCCCGTTTCGGCCTTGGCCTATGGATCACGCGTATCGCGGGGCCGGGCTTTCCGCTGGCCGTGATGACCTGCAACGTGATCGGGTCGCTGTTGATGGGCCTGTTCATCGTGACGGCGGCGCAGCGCGGTCTGACCCATCTATCGCCCTTGGTAGCCACCGGGTTGCTGGGCGGTTTCACCACATTTTCTGCCTTCTCGCTGGAGGCTGTCACCATGATGGAACGGGGCGAAGCGGGGCAGGCGGCGGCTTACATTCTGCTGTCAGTGGGCGCGTCCATTGGCGGCCTTTACGCCGGTTTGATGATCGCACGGGGGCTTTTCACATGA
- a CDS encoding RluA family pseudouridine synthase: MSGVHTRKIEAGEGDQRLDRWFRKHYPQVPQGRIEKMCRKGEIRVDGGRVKTATRVEEGQEVRIPPLPDTPAPAVHRSDAHVSDADAKMIRAAVIYRDDHIIAINKPPGLPTQGGSKQLRHVDQMSEALRDGFDDKPKLVHRLDKDTSGVLLLARTREAAKGLTEALRHKATRKIYWAAVAGVPQPKMGTIKYGLVKAAGHGASGEGEKMICLHPRDVADTPGAKRAETDFIVLSALGGRLSWCALEPITGRTHQLRAHMSELGHPIIGDGKYGGSGQENLGDGWGAQLGGDLSKKLHLHARSMMFQHPVTHAQINLTAPLPDHMKRTWASLEWDVGDVPDDPFDPS, translated from the coding sequence ATGAGTGGGGTTCACACGCGCAAGATCGAGGCGGGCGAGGGCGATCAACGTCTGGATCGCTGGTTCCGCAAGCACTACCCGCAGGTGCCGCAGGGTCGTATCGAAAAGATGTGTCGCAAGGGCGAGATCCGCGTCGATGGCGGTCGCGTGAAAACCGCGACCCGCGTTGAAGAGGGGCAAGAGGTTCGTATCCCGCCGCTGCCCGACACACCCGCGCCCGCCGTGCATCGCAGCGACGCCCATGTCAGCGACGCCGACGCCAAGATGATCCGCGCCGCCGTGATCTACCGCGATGACCACATTATCGCCATCAACAAGCCGCCGGGGCTGCCGACGCAGGGCGGATCGAAGCAGTTGCGCCACGTGGATCAGATGTCCGAGGCGCTGCGCGACGGCTTCGACGACAAGCCCAAGCTGGTGCACCGGCTGGATAAGGATACCTCTGGCGTCCTGCTGCTTGCCCGCACGCGGGAAGCCGCGAAGGGTCTGACCGAAGCCCTGCGCCACAAGGCGACGCGCAAGATCTACTGGGCCGCTGTCGCGGGCGTGCCGCAGCCGAAAATGGGCACGATCAAGTATGGGCTGGTGAAGGCCGCCGGTCATGGGGCGTCCGGCGAGGGCGAGAAGATGATCTGCCTGCATCCACGCGACGTGGCCGACACGCCCGGCGCCAAGCGGGCCGAAACAGACTTCATCGTACTGTCGGCCCTTGGCGGCCGCCTGTCTTGGTGCGCGTTGGAGCCGATTACGGGCCGAACGCACCAGCTGCGTGCGCATATGTCAGAGCTGGGCCATCCGATCATCGGCGACGGCAAGTATGGCGGGTCCGGGCAAGAGAACCTTGGCGATGGCTGGGGCGCGCAGTTGGGCGGCGACCTGTCGAAGAAGCTGCACCTGCACGCGCGTTCGATGATGTTCCAGCATCCGGTAACCCACGCGCAGATCAATCTGACTGCGCCGCTGCCGGATCATATGAAGCGCACTTGGGCCTCGCTGGAATGGGACGTGGGCGATGTGCCTGACGATCCGTTCGACCCAAGCTGA
- a CDS encoding ATP12 family chaperone protein: MTNWAARRFWKEAKGEQVADGWQVMLDTRPIRTPAGAALVVPTQPLAGAIASEWDAQEDIVDPRTMPMTRTANSAIDKVAPQKNAVVSILSDYGATDLLSYRADSPRALMMRQSQLWDPILEWADRELGARLAVTEGVMPVPQDGAALDRLTAPMLAMSAFQLAAFHDLVALSGSLVLAHATTQGVHSPSEAWELSRLDEDWQAEQWGEDEEARDAADRKRASFLEAHRFWALAS; the protein is encoded by the coding sequence ATGACGAATTGGGCGGCACGACGGTTCTGGAAAGAAGCGAAGGGCGAGCAGGTGGCCGATGGCTGGCAGGTGATGCTGGACACCCGCCCGATCCGCACCCCCGCCGGAGCGGCACTGGTGGTGCCGACCCAGCCGCTGGCCGGTGCCATCGCCTCCGAATGGGACGCGCAGGAAGACATCGTCGACCCGCGCACCATGCCGATGACGCGCACTGCCAATTCGGCAATAGACAAGGTCGCACCCCAGAAGAACGCCGTCGTCTCGATCCTGTCGGACTACGGCGCGACCGATTTGCTCAGCTACCGCGCCGACAGCCCTCGTGCGTTGATGATGCGACAGTCCCAGCTGTGGGATCCTATCCTTGAGTGGGCGGATCGCGAGTTGGGCGCGCGGTTGGCCGTGACCGAAGGCGTCATGCCTGTGCCGCAGGATGGTGCGGCGCTGGACAGGTTGACCGCTCCGATGCTGGCGATGTCGGCCTTCCAGCTGGCGGCGTTTCACGATCTCGTCGCCCTTTCCGGGTCTTTGGTTCTCGCGCACGCCACGACACAGGGGGTCCATTCACCGTCAGAGGCGTGGGAATTGTCGCGGCTGGACGAGGACTGGCAGGCCGAGCAATGGGGTGAAGACGAGGAAGCGCGGGATGCTGCCGACCGCAAGCGGGCATCTTTTCTCGAAGCGCATCGTTTTTGGGCACTCGCGTCCTGA